The following are from one region of the Stigmatella ashevillena genome:
- the cysW gene encoding sulfate ABC transporter permease subunit CysW, whose protein sequence is MHPTSLLLLRQKEHARSSSALVRWLLIGTALLFLSVFLVVPLVAVFHHAFQKGAGAYLAALQDPEAWSAIRLTVLAALISVPLNLVFGLASAWLIARFRFPGRDLLITLIDLPFSVSPVIAGLIFVLLFGRQGWLGPWLASHDISIIFAVPGIVLATLFVTFPFVAREVLPVMQAQGSDEEEAALTLGASGWRTFFSVTLPKVKWGVLYGVILCNARAMGEFGAVSVVSGHVRGVTTTLPLHAEILYNEYDFVGAFAVASLLTLLGLVTLAVKKYVEWRAQAL, encoded by the coding sequence ATGCACCCCACTTCCCTGCTCTTGCTCCGCCAGAAGGAGCACGCCCGGAGTAGCTCGGCGCTCGTGCGCTGGCTGCTGATCGGCACGGCCCTGCTCTTCCTGAGCGTGTTCCTCGTCGTCCCGCTGGTGGCGGTCTTCCACCACGCCTTCCAGAAGGGCGCGGGCGCATACCTGGCCGCCCTCCAGGATCCCGAGGCGTGGTCCGCCATCCGGCTGACGGTGCTCGCAGCGCTGATCTCCGTTCCCCTCAACCTCGTCTTCGGCCTGGCCTCCGCGTGGCTGATTGCCCGCTTCCGGTTTCCCGGCCGGGACCTGCTCATCACGCTGATCGACCTGCCCTTCAGCGTCTCGCCCGTCATCGCAGGCCTCATCTTCGTGCTGCTCTTCGGCAGACAGGGGTGGCTGGGGCCGTGGCTCGCCAGCCACGATATTTCCATCATCTTCGCGGTGCCCGGCATCGTGCTGGCCACGCTCTTCGTGACGTTCCCCTTCGTGGCGCGCGAGGTGCTGCCGGTAATGCAGGCCCAGGGCAGCGACGAAGAGGAAGCCGCGCTCACGCTGGGCGCGAGTGGCTGGAGGACCTTCTTCAGCGTCACCCTGCCCAAGGTGAAGTGGGGCGTGCTCTATGGCGTCATCCTTTGCAACGCCCGGGCAATGGGCGAGTTCGGAGCCGTCTCGGTGGTCTCCGGGCACGTGCGCGGGGTCACCACCACGCTGCCGCTCCACGCGGAGATTCTGTACAACGAGTACGACTTCGTCGGCGCCTTCGCGGTCGCATCACTGCTAACCCTGCTCGGACTGGTCACTCTGGCCGTCAAGAAGTACGTCGAATGGAGGGCGCAGGCCCTATGA
- the cysT gene encoding sulfate ABC transporter permease subunit CysT codes for MARRARRILPGYGLTLGLTWFYLGLLVIIPLSSLFLKTFTMSWDQFWSTVASARALAAYRLTFSASLVAALINAVFGLLVAWVLVRYRFPGKALVDALVDLPFALPTAVAGLTLTALYSSNGWYGRYLEAAGIHVAFTSIGVAVALTFIGLPFVVRTVQPVLEDIDADVEEAAATLGATPWETFTRVIFPSILPALLSGFTLALARALGEYGSVVFISGNMPMRTEIAPLLIITQLEQYDYAGATAIAVVMLTASFTLLLAVNLLQRWSRRRLETRPS; via the coding sequence ATGGCCAGGCGCGCTCGACGCATCCTTCCCGGCTACGGGCTGACCCTGGGGCTGACCTGGTTCTACCTGGGGTTGCTCGTCATCATTCCCCTGTCGAGCCTCTTCCTCAAAACGTTCACCATGAGCTGGGACCAGTTCTGGAGCACGGTGGCGTCCGCCCGGGCCCTGGCCGCCTACCGGCTCACCTTCAGCGCCTCGCTGGTGGCGGCATTGATCAACGCCGTCTTTGGCCTGCTGGTGGCCTGGGTGCTGGTGCGCTACCGCTTTCCGGGCAAGGCCTTGGTGGACGCGCTGGTGGACCTTCCCTTCGCCCTGCCCACGGCCGTCGCGGGGCTGACCCTGACCGCTCTCTATTCCAGCAACGGCTGGTACGGGCGTTACCTCGAGGCCGCGGGCATCCACGTGGCCTTCACCTCCATTGGAGTCGCCGTCGCCCTCACCTTCATCGGCCTGCCTTTCGTCGTGCGCACCGTGCAGCCCGTCCTGGAGGACATCGACGCGGACGTGGAGGAGGCTGCCGCCACGCTGGGGGCAACGCCTTGGGAGACCTTCACCCGCGTCATTTTCCCGAGCATCCTGCCCGCCCTGCTCAGTGGCTTCACCCTGGCGCTCGCGCGGGCCCTGGGCGAATACGGCTCCGTCGTCTTCATCTCCGGCAACATGCCCATGCGCACGGAGATCGCTCCGCTGCTCATCATCACCCAGTTGGAGCAATACGATTACGCGGGGGCCACGGCCATCGCCGTCGTGATGCTCACGGCGTCGTTTACCCTGTTGCTCGCCGTCAACCTGCTCCAGCGCTGGAGCCGCCGCAGGCTCGAGACCCGGCCCAGCTAG
- a CDS encoding sulfate ABC transporter substrate-binding protein yields the protein MPTVSTGVRSQRSRTHSLLLLAALVPLLHGCSKPGTESSEAVTLLNVSYDPTREFYEEFNAAFVKQWEAKSGKKLSIKQSHGGSGKQARAVIDGLEADVVTLALAYDVDMLHDKADLIPKNWQTRLETNSAPYTSTIVFVVRKGNPKGLRDWEDLIQPGVSVITPNPKTSGGARWNYLAAWGHALRKEGGDETKAQEFITRLFRNVPVLDSGARGATTTFAERGLGDVLLAWENEALLLTEEVGKERFEIIVPSESILAEPPVTVVDKNVDKRGTRAVAEAYLKHLYSDEGQEIAAKHHYRPRSQAIAAKHASHFPSVKLFTIDEAFGGWRKAQQAHFDDGGIFDRIYAPKSQ from the coding sequence ATGCCCACCGTCTCAACGGGTGTCCGCTCCCAGCGCTCGCGCACCCACTCCCTGCTCTTGCTGGCGGCACTGGTGCCCCTGCTTCACGGCTGCTCGAAGCCAGGCACGGAGAGCTCCGAGGCCGTCACCCTGCTCAACGTCTCGTACGATCCGACGCGTGAGTTCTACGAGGAGTTCAACGCGGCCTTCGTGAAGCAGTGGGAAGCCAAGAGCGGGAAGAAGCTCTCCATCAAGCAGTCCCATGGCGGGTCCGGCAAACAGGCCCGCGCCGTCATCGACGGGTTGGAGGCGGACGTCGTCACGCTCGCGCTCGCGTACGACGTGGACATGCTCCACGACAAGGCAGACCTCATCCCCAAGAACTGGCAGACCCGGCTGGAGACCAACAGCGCGCCGTACACCTCCACCATCGTCTTCGTGGTCCGCAAGGGCAACCCCAAGGGGCTCCGCGACTGGGAGGACCTCATCCAACCGGGTGTCTCGGTCATCACCCCCAATCCGAAGACCTCGGGCGGAGCGCGGTGGAACTATCTGGCGGCCTGGGGCCATGCGCTGCGCAAGGAAGGCGGTGACGAGACCAAGGCCCAGGAGTTCATCACCCGCCTCTTCCGCAACGTGCCCGTGCTGGACTCAGGAGCCCGCGGCGCCACCACCACCTTCGCCGAGCGAGGGCTCGGAGACGTGCTCCTCGCCTGGGAGAACGAGGCCCTGCTCCTCACCGAGGAGGTGGGCAAGGAGCGTTTCGAGATCATCGTCCCCTCCGAGAGCATTCTCGCGGAGCCCCCCGTCACCGTGGTGGACAAGAACGTGGACAAGCGCGGCACGCGGGCCGTGGCGGAGGCCTACCTCAAGCACCTCTACAGCGACGAAGGGCAGGAGATCGCCGCGAAGCACCACTACCGCCCCCGGTCGCAGGCCATCGCCGCCAAGCATGCCAGCCACTTCCCGTCGGTGAAGCTCTTCACCATTGATGAGGCGTTCGGCGGATGGAGGAAGGCGCAGCAGGCGCACTTCGACGATGGTGGCATCTTCGACCGCATCTACGCCCCGAAGTCCCAGTAA
- the cysI gene encoding assimilatory sulfite reductase (NADPH) hemoprotein subunit: MSKTPSKPLTEVEHIKAGSRLLRGTMAESLVDPITGSIAPADTSLIKFHGSYQQDDRDIREERRLQKLEPDYSFMIRTRLPGGVCTPAQWLALDAISQKYANGTLRLTTRQAFQFHGIIKGDLKPVMANINAALLDTLAACGDVNRNVMCNPNPVDSRVHETVFQWTTRLSEHLLPKTRAYYEVWLDGEKVAGGEEEPIYGPTYLPRKFKAAVVVPPLNDVDVFSQDLGFIAILEKDQLLGFNVAVGGGMGATHGDAATFPRLADVIGFIPPEQLLAVAENVVKVQRDHGDRTSRKHARLKYTIEDRGIAWFVSELESRLGFSLQPARPFAFEHNGDRFGWLEGHDGRWHLTLRLESGRVADTGNAKLMTGLREIARIHTGDFRLTPNQNLIIAGVPAEARKDIDALTAAHGLEGYRLSSPLRLNALACVALPTCGLAMAEAERYLPRVVGLLEERLTAHGLQNEKILLRITGCPNGCARPYLAEIALVGKAPGRYNLHLGGDTRGQRLNRLYRENIDEAGVLEALEPLFASYARERQPNEGFGDFTVRAGHVALPSAAPSPSR; this comes from the coding sequence ATGAGCAAAACTCCTTCCAAGCCCCTCACCGAGGTGGAGCACATCAAGGCGGGCAGCCGTTTGCTGCGCGGGACCATGGCCGAAAGCCTGGTGGATCCCATCACGGGCTCCATTGCTCCGGCGGACACGAGCCTCATCAAGTTCCACGGCAGCTATCAGCAAGACGACCGGGACATCCGCGAGGAGCGGCGGCTCCAGAAGCTGGAGCCTGATTACAGCTTCATGATCCGCACCCGCCTCCCGGGCGGCGTCTGCACGCCAGCGCAGTGGCTGGCCCTGGATGCGATCTCCCAGAAGTACGCCAACGGCACGCTGCGGCTCACCACGCGCCAGGCCTTCCAGTTCCACGGCATCATCAAGGGTGACCTCAAGCCGGTCATGGCCAACATCAACGCGGCGCTGCTCGACACGCTCGCGGCGTGCGGGGACGTCAACCGCAACGTGATGTGCAACCCCAACCCGGTTGACTCGCGGGTCCACGAGACGGTGTTCCAGTGGACCACGCGGCTGTCCGAGCACCTGCTGCCCAAGACCCGGGCCTACTACGAGGTCTGGCTGGACGGAGAGAAGGTGGCGGGAGGGGAAGAGGAACCCATCTACGGCCCCACCTACCTGCCGAGGAAGTTCAAGGCCGCCGTCGTGGTCCCCCCCCTCAACGACGTGGACGTCTTCTCACAGGACCTGGGCTTCATCGCCATCCTGGAGAAAGACCAACTCCTGGGCTTCAACGTCGCCGTCGGTGGAGGCATGGGGGCCACGCACGGAGATGCGGCCACCTTCCCCCGCCTCGCGGACGTCATCGGCTTCATCCCCCCCGAGCAACTCCTGGCCGTCGCCGAGAACGTGGTGAAGGTCCAGCGGGATCATGGAGACCGGACCAGCCGCAAGCACGCGCGCCTGAAGTACACCATCGAGGACCGGGGCATTGCCTGGTTCGTCTCCGAGCTGGAATCCCGGCTGGGCTTCTCGCTCCAGCCCGCCCGGCCCTTCGCGTTCGAGCACAACGGGGACCGCTTCGGGTGGCTGGAAGGCCATGACGGACGGTGGCACCTGACGCTGCGCCTCGAGAGCGGCCGTGTGGCGGACACCGGCAACGCGAAGCTGATGACGGGCCTGAGGGAGATCGCCCGGATCCACACCGGCGATTTCCGGCTGACCCCCAACCAGAACCTCATCATCGCGGGGGTGCCAGCGGAGGCCCGGAAGGACATCGACGCCCTCACCGCCGCCCACGGACTGGAGGGCTACCGCCTCTCGAGCCCCTTGCGCCTCAACGCGCTCGCCTGCGTGGCCCTGCCCACGTGCGGGCTGGCCATGGCCGAAGCCGAGCGCTACCTGCCTCGCGTGGTGGGGCTGCTCGAGGAACGTCTGACGGCCCACGGGCTCCAGAACGAGAAGATCCTCCTGCGCATCACCGGTTGCCCGAACGGCTGCGCCCGGCCCTACCTGGCCGAGATCGCCCTGGTGGGCAAGGCCCCCGGCCGCTACAACCTCCATCTTGGCGGCGATACCCGCGGGCAACGCCTCAACCGCCTCTATCGTGAGAACATCGACGAGGCAGGCGTCCTCGAAGCACTGGAGCCGCTGTTCGCCTCCTACGCACGAGAGCGCCAACCCAACGAGGGTTTCGGCGATTTCACCGTCCGCGCGGGCCATGTGGCCCTCCCTTCCGCAGCCCCCTCCCCCTCCAGGTAA
- a CDS encoding assimilatory sulfite reductase (NADPH) flavoprotein subunit, which translates to MSASSNTGVTRLASPLAPGASPFVNTLLGEERSALLHRALDGLDAQTLQWLSGYIAGLAARSPLSAPTAVPTPTPQAVPETVLTIVYGTQTGNSRLLAERLQRQSEASGLKTRLLRTGEYPVREIQKERLLYLVISTQGDGDPPDDARGFVDFISSKRAPRLEQLRFAVLGLGDTSYPKYCEVSRALDARLTELGAKRWVDRADCDVDFEPVAAGWLDQAVAKAKEALVPQDTGSVVMLPRSTPAAAPAFGRDTPYTAEVLTNQRITGRGALKDVRHIELSLGDSGLTYEPGDSLGIWPRNPPALVDAFLSELRLESSAELTRDGRTLPLKQWLETALELTRLSRPFLERHAALSGNADLQAILAPGGGEKFRALLASHQIIDVLRAWPATWSAQDLVRALRRLTPRMYSIASSQKRVGAEAHLTVAVVDYVAFGTPHQGAASYYLATRGTSEGTARVFVEHNDRFRLPKETDRDIIMIGPGTGVAPFRAFLQERAETGGKGRNWLFFGEQHFRSQFLYQTEWQEALKKGELHRISLAFSRDQAEKIYVQQRLREAGRDLYAWLEAGAHLYVCGEAQRMAPDVHAALLDIITTHGGRSREDAEAWLQTLREQQRYQRDIY; encoded by the coding sequence ATGAGCGCATCCTCGAACACCGGGGTGACCCGGTTGGCCTCCCCTCTTGCCCCTGGAGCCTCGCCTTTCGTGAACACGCTGCTGGGAGAGGAACGAAGCGCTTTGTTGCACCGGGCCCTCGACGGGCTCGACGCCCAGACGCTCCAGTGGTTGAGCGGCTACATCGCGGGCCTCGCCGCGCGCTCCCCCCTGTCAGCCCCCACCGCGGTCCCCACGCCCACCCCCCAAGCCGTTCCAGAGACGGTGCTCACCATCGTCTATGGCACGCAGACGGGAAACAGCCGACTGCTGGCGGAGCGCCTCCAGCGCCAGTCGGAGGCCTCGGGGCTCAAGACGCGCCTCCTGCGCACCGGTGAGTACCCGGTCCGGGAGATCCAGAAAGAGCGCCTGCTCTATCTGGTCATCAGCACCCAGGGCGACGGGGATCCGCCGGACGATGCGCGCGGCTTCGTGGATTTCATCTCCAGCAAGCGCGCCCCCCGGCTCGAGCAGCTCCGCTTCGCGGTGCTGGGGCTGGGCGACACCAGCTATCCCAAGTATTGCGAGGTCAGCCGCGCGCTGGACGCACGCCTGACGGAGCTCGGCGCCAAGCGGTGGGTAGACCGGGCCGACTGCGACGTGGACTTCGAGCCCGTCGCGGCGGGCTGGCTCGACCAGGCCGTGGCCAAGGCGAAAGAGGCGCTCGTCCCCCAGGACACCGGCTCCGTGGTGATGCTCCCCCGGAGCACTCCCGCCGCGGCACCCGCCTTTGGCCGTGACACGCCCTATACCGCCGAGGTGCTCACCAATCAGCGCATCACGGGACGGGGCGCGCTGAAGGACGTGCGGCACATCGAGCTGTCCCTGGGAGACTCGGGCCTGACCTACGAGCCGGGAGACTCGCTCGGCATCTGGCCCCGAAACCCTCCTGCCCTGGTGGACGCCTTCCTGTCCGAGCTCCGCTTGGAGAGCTCGGCCGAGCTGACCCGCGACGGGCGCACCCTGCCCCTGAAGCAATGGCTGGAGACGGCGCTGGAGCTGACCCGCCTGAGCCGCCCGTTCCTGGAGCGGCACGCCGCCCTTTCGGGGAACGCCGACCTGCAAGCCATTCTCGCCCCCGGAGGGGGAGAGAAGTTCCGGGCGCTGCTGGCCAGCCACCAGATCATCGATGTCCTGCGGGCCTGGCCCGCGACCTGGAGCGCCCAGGATCTGGTTCGCGCGTTGCGCCGACTGACGCCCCGGATGTACTCGATCGCCTCCAGCCAGAAGCGGGTGGGCGCGGAGGCCCACCTGACGGTGGCCGTGGTGGACTACGTCGCCTTCGGCACCCCGCATCAGGGGGCCGCCTCGTACTACCTGGCCACCCGCGGCACCAGCGAGGGCACCGCCCGTGTCTTCGTCGAGCACAACGATCGGTTCCGGCTCCCGAAAGAAACGGACCGGGACATCATCATGATCGGGCCGGGCACGGGCGTGGCCCCCTTCCGCGCCTTCCTTCAGGAGCGTGCCGAGACCGGTGGCAAGGGCCGCAACTGGCTCTTCTTCGGAGAGCAGCACTTCCGCAGCCAGTTCCTCTACCAAACGGAGTGGCAGGAGGCGCTGAAGAAGGGCGAGCTGCACCGGATTTCCCTGGCCTTCTCGCGTGACCAGGCAGAGAAGATCTACGTCCAGCAGCGCCTGCGCGAGGCGGGACGGGACCTCTACGCCTGGCTGGAAGCGGGCGCCCACCTCTATGTGTGCGGCGAGGCCCAGCGCATGGCACCGGATGTCCATGCCGCCCTGCTCGACATCATCACCACCCACGGGGGCCGCAGCCGCGAGGACGCGGAAGCCTGGCTCCAGACGCTGCGGGAGCAGCAGCGCTACCAGCGCGACATCTACTGA
- a CDS encoding sulfate adenylyltransferase subunit 1 — MNTSLQPVTDVSVFLASHADKELLRLVVVGSVDDGKSTLIGRLLYECDGLFEDQISAVRRATAKRAAAADGTNGNGGPLAQGLQNAATGTLPGEELDFSLFTDGLRAEREQGITIDVAYRYFSTPRRKVIVADTPGHIQYTRNMATGASTADAAVILADARLGVLPQTRRHAYIASLLGIPYLAVAVNKMDMVDFDRAVFERIGRELADFARPLGFTQIRLFPVSARQGDNITQASGRTPWHEGGTLLAWLESLPHQRHLDAAPLRFPVQYVLRPHQNYRGFAGQIASGSVRVGDEVMVLPSQRRTRVTAIDTFEGTQEHQRAPHSVTLRLADEVDISRGDVITHLEQPPAVLHQLEAMLVWFGEQPLDRSRRYLVKHTTRTVPTTIEQVLWRMDLENLSEVPAESLSLNDIGKVHLVCKRPLLCDSYRDNRRTGSFIVIDALTHDTVAAGMILGPAGASAGRTQAGSLITAEERRARLGQSGGVFLLPEAPEAEERAFQLERRLFDLGRHVTVVRGDTEVALALAETGLFVLFHTTAPQARRALRDHGLALESSTDLDGWVRQILATQERPQP, encoded by the coding sequence ATGAATACCTCACTCCAGCCCGTCACCGACGTATCGGTGTTTCTGGCCTCGCATGCGGACAAGGAGCTGCTGCGCCTGGTCGTCGTGGGATCCGTCGACGACGGCAAGTCCACGCTCATCGGCCGACTCCTCTACGAGTGCGACGGCCTCTTCGAGGATCAGATCTCCGCCGTGCGACGAGCCACCGCGAAGCGCGCGGCGGCCGCGGACGGAACGAATGGGAACGGGGGCCCCCTGGCTCAGGGGCTCCAGAACGCCGCCACGGGCACGCTTCCGGGAGAGGAACTCGACTTCTCGCTCTTCACCGACGGCCTGAGAGCCGAGCGTGAGCAGGGCATCACCATCGACGTGGCGTACCGCTATTTCTCCACGCCTCGACGCAAGGTCATCGTTGCGGACACGCCCGGGCACATCCAGTACACGCGCAACATGGCCACCGGTGCCTCCACGGCGGACGCGGCGGTCATCCTCGCGGACGCACGGCTGGGTGTGCTGCCCCAGACGCGGCGTCACGCGTACATCGCCTCGCTGCTGGGCATTCCGTACCTCGCGGTGGCGGTGAACAAGATGGACATGGTGGATTTCGACCGTGCCGTCTTCGAACGGATTGGCCGGGAGCTGGCCGATTTCGCGCGGCCACTCGGCTTCACCCAGATCCGCCTCTTTCCCGTCAGCGCCCGCCAGGGCGACAACATCACCCAGGCGAGTGGACGGACGCCCTGGCACGAGGGGGGGACGCTCCTGGCGTGGCTGGAGTCCTTGCCGCACCAGCGCCACCTGGACGCGGCCCCGTTGCGCTTCCCCGTCCAGTACGTGCTGCGGCCTCACCAGAACTACCGGGGCTTCGCCGGACAGATTGCCTCGGGCTCCGTGCGGGTAGGCGATGAGGTGATGGTCCTCCCCTCTCAGCGGCGCACCCGCGTGACCGCCATCGATACGTTCGAGGGGACCCAGGAGCACCAGCGCGCCCCCCACTCCGTCACCCTGCGACTCGCCGACGAGGTGGACATCAGCCGGGGCGACGTCATCACCCACCTCGAGCAGCCGCCCGCGGTCCTCCACCAATTGGAGGCCATGTTGGTGTGGTTCGGAGAGCAGCCCCTGGACCGGAGCCGCCGGTACCTGGTGAAGCACACGACACGCACGGTGCCCACCACCATCGAGCAGGTGCTCTGGCGCATGGACCTCGAGAACCTCTCCGAGGTTCCCGCGGAGTCGCTGTCGCTCAACGACATCGGCAAGGTGCACCTGGTGTGCAAGCGGCCGCTGCTCTGCGACTCCTACCGGGACAACCGGCGCACCGGCTCCTTCATTGTCATCGACGCGCTCACGCATGACACGGTCGCCGCCGGGATGATTCTCGGGCCCGCCGGGGCCAGCGCGGGCCGCACCCAGGCAGGCTCCCTCATCACGGCCGAGGAGCGGCGCGCCCGCCTGGGCCAGTCGGGAGGCGTCTTCCTGCTGCCCGAGGCGCCGGAAGCCGAGGAGCGGGCCTTCCAACTAGAACGCCGTCTGTTTGATCTCGGCCGCCACGTCACGGTCGTCCGAGGGGATACCGAGGTGGCCCTGGCCCTGGCGGAGACGGGCCTCTTCGTCCTCTTCCACACCACCGCCCCTCAGGCCCGGCGAGCCCTCCGGGACCACGGCCTTGCCCTGGAGTCCTCGACGGACCTGGACGGATGGGTGAGGCAGATCCTGGCGACCCAGGAGCGTCCCCAGCCATGA
- the cysD gene encoding sulfate adenylyltransferase subunit CysD — MSESTSARLSHLTVLEAESIHILRETVAEFANPVMLYSIGKDSQVLLHLARKAFHPAPLPFPLLHVDTTWKFRDMYTFRDQFTAQHGFRLLVHQNRQALAAGINPFDHGSQKYTHAMKTQALLEALAQHGFDAAFGGARRDEEKSRAKERVFSFRDRHGQWDPRRQRPELWNLYNGRIDAGESMRVFPLSNWTELDVWHYILQEKIPVVPLYFAAERPVVERSGNLIMIDDERMRLRPGEKPSLKRVRFRTLGCYPLSGAIESSATTVGEVILEMVNARQSERQGRLIDHDEEGSMELKKREGYF; from the coding sequence ATGAGTGAGTCCACGTCCGCGCGTCTGTCCCACCTCACCGTCCTGGAGGCGGAGAGCATCCACATCCTGCGAGAGACGGTGGCGGAGTTCGCCAACCCCGTGATGCTCTACAGCATCGGCAAGGACTCCCAGGTGCTGCTGCACCTGGCACGCAAGGCCTTCCATCCGGCGCCCCTGCCCTTCCCCCTGCTCCACGTGGACACGACGTGGAAGTTCCGGGACATGTACACCTTCCGGGATCAATTCACCGCCCAGCATGGCTTCCGGTTGCTCGTGCACCAGAACCGCCAGGCCCTCGCCGCGGGCATCAACCCGTTTGATCACGGCAGCCAGAAGTACACCCACGCGATGAAGACGCAGGCGCTGCTGGAGGCCTTGGCCCAGCACGGCTTCGACGCGGCGTTCGGTGGGGCGCGCCGGGACGAGGAGAAGTCTCGCGCGAAGGAGCGCGTCTTCTCTTTCCGGGACCGCCACGGGCAGTGGGATCCGCGCCGCCAGCGGCCCGAGCTGTGGAACCTCTACAACGGCCGCATCGACGCAGGCGAGAGCATGCGCGTCTTCCCCCTCTCCAACTGGACCGAGCTCGACGTCTGGCACTACATCCTCCAGGAGAAGATCCCCGTCGTGCCGCTCTACTTCGCCGCCGAGCGCCCCGTGGTGGAGCGCAGTGGCAACCTCATCATGATCGACGATGAGCGGATGCGGTTGCGTCCAGGGGAAAAGCCCTCGCTGAAGCGGGTGCGTTTCCGGACGCTGGGTTGCTATCCGCTCAGCGGCGCCATCGAATCCTCCGCCACCACGGTCGGCGAAGTCATCCTGGAAATGGTCAACGCCCGCCAGTCCGAACGGCAGGGCCGTCTCATCGATCACGACGAAGAAGGCTCGATGGAGCTCAAGAAGCGGGAGGGCTACTTCTAA
- the cobA gene encoding uroporphyrinogen-III C-methyltransferase, with protein sequence MSRRSKGCVYLVGAGPGDPGLLTLRAARLLTEADTVVHDRLVHPAVLEHARPHARILYVGKEGGGESVRQENIHALLIAQARLGRTVVRLKGGDPFVFGRGGEEALALEAAGIPYEVVPGVSSLAAVPAAAAIPITHRGMSGAVTFATAHRTEGAPDWEHLARAETLVLFMAGGRLEETTHALMSAGRAPTTPAAIVEAGTWEHQRVVEAPLSSIAGQAREADVGSPALLVVGAVVSLRSQLRSLAMRPMATDFPLLQVAEGGHE encoded by the coding sequence ATGAGCCGGCGCAGCAAGGGATGTGTCTACCTCGTCGGCGCAGGGCCGGGGGACCCTGGCTTGTTGACGCTTCGCGCGGCACGCCTGCTCACGGAAGCCGATACCGTGGTGCATGACCGCCTCGTCCACCCGGCGGTGCTGGAGCATGCCCGCCCCCACGCCCGCATCCTCTATGTGGGCAAGGAGGGCGGCGGCGAGTCGGTGCGGCAGGAGAACATTCACGCCCTGCTCATCGCCCAGGCCCGGTTGGGACGCACCGTGGTGCGGCTCAAGGGCGGAGATCCGTTCGTCTTCGGCCGCGGGGGTGAGGAAGCCCTCGCCCTTGAAGCGGCAGGCATTCCCTATGAGGTCGTCCCGGGCGTCTCCAGCTTGGCGGCCGTTCCCGCCGCAGCGGCCATTCCCATCACCCACCGGGGCATGTCCGGAGCGGTGACGTTCGCCACCGCGCACCGCACGGAGGGCGCCCCGGACTGGGAGCACCTGGCCCGCGCGGAGACACTGGTGCTGTTCATGGCAGGAGGACGCTTGGAAGAGACGACACACGCCCTGATGTCCGCGGGACGGGCACCCACCACCCCCGCCGCCATCGTGGAGGCAGGGACCTGGGAGCACCAACGGGTGGTCGAAGCCCCCCTCTCCAGCATCGCCGGTCAGGCGCGCGAAGCGGACGTGGGCTCCCCCGCGCTGCTCGTCGTGGGCGCGGTCGTCTCCCTGCGCTCGCAACTGCGCTCGCTGGCCATGAGACCCATGGCCACAGACTTTCCTCTCTTGCAGGTCGCGGAGGGCGGCCATGAGTGA
- a CDS encoding precorrin-2 dehydrogenase/sirohydrochlorin ferrochelatase family protein, translated as MASASIDYPVCLQLRGKRVLLIGAGIIAESRALQLLEAGARLRMIAPEATDTLRRLASEERLELLERAYTPGDAAGHALVFVATDDRQVSQAVAEETRALGILLNAADEPDLCDFTLPSVGRRGPITVAVSTQGMAPALARDLRRQLMEHVGRHHVWVARLSGHFREHLPRGPGRSRLLKRLVDDDIRGRLARGQRRDAWTCIREELKALGEKT; from the coding sequence ATGGCCTCTGCGTCCATCGACTATCCCGTCTGCCTCCAGCTGCGAGGCAAGCGTGTCCTGCTCATCGGCGCCGGCATCATCGCCGAGAGCCGGGCCCTCCAGCTTCTCGAAGCAGGAGCCCGGCTGCGGATGATCGCGCCCGAGGCCACGGACACCCTGCGGCGGCTCGCCTCCGAGGAACGCCTGGAGTTGCTGGAGCGCGCCTACACCCCCGGGGACGCGGCCGGCCATGCCCTCGTCTTCGTGGCCACGGATGATCGCCAGGTGAGCCAGGCAGTCGCCGAGGAGACACGGGCGCTCGGCATCTTGCTGAACGCCGCGGATGAGCCGGACCTGTGCGACTTCACGCTGCCCTCGGTGGGGCGGCGGGGGCCCATCACCGTGGCGGTCTCCACCCAAGGCATGGCCCCGGCGCTGGCGCGCGACCTCAGGCGGCAATTGATGGAGCACGTGGGGCGCCACCACGTGTGGGTGGCACGCCTCAGCGGCCACTTCCGGGAGCACCTGCCCCGGGGACCTGGCCGCAGCCGCCTGCTGAAGCGGCTGGTGGACGATGACATTCGCGGACGGCTGGCACGAGGCCAGCGCCGGGACGCATGGACCTGCATTCGTGAGGAGCTGAAGGCTTTGGGAGAGAAGACATGA